In a single window of the Nicotiana tomentosiformis chromosome 8, ASM39032v3, whole genome shotgun sequence genome:
- the LOC138897687 gene encoding uncharacterized mitochondrial protein AtMg00860-like, protein MTSLASRAIPPRTETRTIWEEHAQHLRIILQRLREEKLYAKFFKCEFWLSSVVFLGNVVSSEGIKVDPKKIQAVHNWPRPSSATEIWRFLGLAGFYYRFVAGLSSIAAPLTRLTQNGAPFRWSDECEESFQKLKTTLTTSLILVLPSASGSYTMYCDASRIGIRCVLMQEYRVIAYASRQLNPH, encoded by the exons ATGACAAGCTTGGCTTCAAGAGCAATACCTCCGAGGACAGAAACAAGAACAAT ctgggaggagcatgcccagcatttgaggattataCTACAGCGTTTgagagaggagaagctttatgccaagttcttcaagtgtgagttttggcttagttcggtggtgttcttggggaacgtggtgtcgagtgaggggattaaggtggatccaaagaagatacaGGCGGTTCAtaattggcccagaccgtcttcagctactgagatttggagATTTCTCGGTTTGGCTGGATTTTACTATCGCTTTGTAGCGGGTTTATCGTccattgcagcgcctttgaccagattgacccaaaacggtgctccattcaggtggtcagatgagtgtgaggagagctttcagaagctcaagaccacctTGACCACATCTCtaattctagttttgccttcagcatcaggctcttatacaatgtattgtgatgcttctcggattggtattaggtgtgtcttgatgcaggagtatagagtgattgcttatgcttcgcgccaattGAATCCCCAttag